The window agttctgtttttttctgaaatccgAGGGGTTGAGCACTTtcattattactattaaaaCTAAAGATTTAATGCTGTAATAAGAAGCTGAGACTTAAAATGCACAAAACTCGAGTTATGAGAACTGGTAAAACAcaaattcattaaaatatttgatttttaagttcaaaaacctccaaaaacccaaaattgaTCAGGTTGGTTTGAGGATTATCGCGCACTACTGGTGGGCAAACtaggaacaaaaaagaaacaccGGGGTTGCTTTTGTTGCACAGAACAAAAACCTGTATATGCATAAATTCAAAGCTTGTCTCGGAGAGGCCCTGACTGAATCATATGGttcttttctgcagtttgtAGCACTTGTACTGGGGCTAAGCATTTGCACCTATTCCTTGGTATGAAGGTTTCACATTCATACCATGCATTGTCACAGCAATCCTTGTGAAGTAATTCTGTGGTTAAGGTTTCCATCTACCTGCATTTAAAAGGAAGCAACATCCCTCCCACCTGAAGCACTGGTTGCACTACACTTGCACCTGTCTGTTGcttgtttctccttttcttttcctgctatCTTTGGGGGAAGAAGTCCCTTCCTCCGCAGTCCCAGCCCGCAgtcagagggacacagagcGCTTCCTCTTCCTGGCCGCATACTCCCCTGCCACAAAATTGGATAGGGAATGGCTCAGGGGGCTGTCCAGCGTATCAGAGCTGTTGCTGCTCATTTTCACCCATGGGCACAGGCACTGGAGCATGGCTCTGCGGATGTAGttgtcaaagaaaaaataaatgaaagggTTGGCACAGCTATTGGCAAAAGCAAAAGGGCTGCTCACCTTCATGCCTAGGTGGGCAACCGTGCCAGAAAAacagtcgggctggtttaggAGTCGCAAAAGGATGGCCATAAGCTTGAAAAGGTTGTAAGGGACCCAGGAGACAACAAAAGCTGCCACTACAATGAAGACAATCTTGATGGATTTTCTCAGTTTCTTATCACGTTTCCCAGCCTTCTGATAGTGCACACAGAGTCTCTTGGTGATGGAGCAGTAAAAGGTTAAGATACTAAACAGTGGGAAGAAGAAGGCCAGGATTAAAAGCGTCAGTGACATGATCTGTTTGACTTCTGTCACGTCTTTGTCTGTGCAGTAAGTCTTTCCATACTGCGTCTTCAGTTCTCTGGACAAAAGGGTTGGCACCCCTAAGCAGCAGGATAACACCCAGACAAAGATGCAGAGTGCTCCGAAATAGGATCTTGTCCTGATCCGCCGTGCGACAGAGGGGTGCATGATAGCCAGGTACCGGTCAGCACTCAtgcaggtgaggagcaggatgCTGCAGTACATGTTGACTGAGATGACATAGGAACTAGCTTTGCAGAGGAAAGATCCTACCCTCCAGCTCTCGCCCGACACCTCCATGTCCACCCACAAAGGCAGTGTGATGAGGAAGATGAAGTCAGATGTAGCGAGGTTGATGATAAAGATGTCAATCAGCCTCCGGACCCGCCGCTTCAAGATCAAGGATGCTATCAGGATTGAGTTGCCAACAATGCCCACCAGGAACACAGCACTGTAAAGGACAGGCAGGAAAGTAGACAAGTGTTGCAGGTGCTGGTACTGGCACTGGTCATCGTAGTAGTAGTCGTAGTTGAAGGTGACTGTAGGCATGGATGACAGCGAGGTGAGTTCCATTTCTGGCCCAGCTGTCCTCATCCTCTCTCTGAAGAAGGCTCTGAGCCTCCCCTACCGATCCCTTCcagatctttaaaaatattttatcagtgagcagggaggagggggagagccgggaggaggagaaaagcgGTTTTTGTGGGGAGataatttgtttgcttttaaccAACTGCAGAGGCGAGAACGAGTATCTGATGAGTCAAAACCCTGCCTTCAGAATAAATGCAttgtggcttttttaaaaatcaggtaTAGTTTTACTGATTCTGTCCcccttttgcatttttcagcttcaggttttgcttttctttcaggtGGAGGAAAGGTATTTTTTGAGATTCTgaactttttggtttttaggAAAGTATATTGGTAGTTTGAAGAAATTTGAGATTATACCAGCTTATAAGAAACCCAAGAACAGTGAATTCAGGTGCCCCAACCTTTATctatatttaaaacattttgtatAAATTGCTTGTCAGGGCAAGTCTGACTTTCCTGAGGCTTGGAGGTTTTTACTTTATTTGACTTTAGGATTGTTGCTTTCTGTTTGAAAACAATTCActcatataaatatatatatagggaaaaacatttaaaactcCTATATCCATTCTGCCCTGTAGCTGGTTGTTCTTCATCAGTCCCAGGTTCTTGGCTGCCCTGCCAGTGcccccctcctgccctgcagccctgccaatTCCCCTATGCCTGGACTTTCCACACCCAACTTAAGGAATGTATTGGAAACTTTGAAAATAATGTTCCAAATTGTTGTATATTCTTCTACATATATTGTATATTGAAACTTGACTTGATGCTCCCATCCCCCCACAGGCTTTCTCATCAGCCACAGTCCCGGACTCTAGAGCAGTGGtttgttccttctccttctggctgCACAGCCTGCGTGACGCCTGAGCTGTTCTCATAAACAGCACTCACTTGTCTTACCGAGCTCTGATTTCCTTCATCTTTCATGTGCAGTATCAGTAttgctccagctgtggcttACCTTACAGACAGCCCTTTCAGCGTTTCATAAATCAAacagaaattctcatttttaaaactaCTGAATTCATTACACCTTTGTCAGTGCATACTAATTTGAAACCTGCACTATTGGTCTTCATCATCCCTCCTCTCTTCtaaaaataaactcattttctcctttctctcccttccaCCAGGACATTCACAGAGCAGGCAGGCCTCCAGGATTCTCAAGGCTTTGAAGAAATCGCCTCCTGGTGCgtgctccatccctgagcagACAGATTGCATCAGTTTGTGTCTCCACATGCAAAAAACAATTCCAAATTGTGTGCACAGCGAGTTAATCCCTCCAGAGCGCTCTGGATGCACTCAGATTCACTCTCCCAGTGCTCAGGTTATGCGCTCCTGTGCAGCAGGTTCCTGGTA is drawn from Zonotrichia leucophrys gambelii isolate GWCS_2022_RI chromosome 1, RI_Zleu_2.0, whole genome shotgun sequence and contains these coding sequences:
- the GPR15 gene encoding G-protein coupled receptor 15 translates to MRTAGPEMELTSLSSMPTVTFNYDYYYDDQCQYQHLQHLSTFLPVLYSAVFLVGIVGNSILIASLILKRRVRRLIDIFIINLATSDFIFLITLPLWVDMEVSGESWRVGSFLCKASSYVISVNMYCSILLLTCMSADRYLAIMHPSVARRIRTRSYFGALCIFVWVLSCCLGVPTLLSRELKTQYGKTYCTDKDVTEVKQIMSLTLLILAFFFPLFSILTFYCSITKRLCVHYQKAGKRDKKLRKSIKIVFIVVAAFVVSWVPYNLFKLMAILLRLLNQPDCFSGTVAHLGMKVSSPFAFANSCANPFIYFFFDNYIRRAMLQCLCPWVKMSSNSSDTLDSPLSHSLSNFVAGEYAARKRKRSVSL